gggccccaggttcaattcctgcttgggtcactgtctgtgcataagctgcacattctcctcgaaagacgtgctgttaggtgaattggacattgtgaattctctctcagcgtacccaaacaggcgccggagtgtggcgactaggggattttcacagtaacttcattgcggtgataatataagcctgcttgtgacaataataaagattattattattaggattcTCTGAAGCAAGCAACCAAACAAGACAACAGGGCCAGTCACATGGACACAGTAGAACACTGCATCATTCTGATTTGGATCTACAAagcaggttgcctgtgccagggatcaggcctggggttGCCTTGCCCTTATTAGGTGGGGTGAGAAAGAAGCTCGAAGATTCCTCAACCGCTAAGTTGGGGCATTGGTCTAGAGGGTGCGCTGGGGTATCCGAGGGAACCGAGAGATCGAGGCGGCATTTGAAAATGACGTCCTGATCGCTTCCTGCACTGATATCCTGCTAGAcctgcccaaaacgggactcatTTTTTTTCCTGTTACATCGTGCCCACTGTCTCTATCTGTCTGCTGACAGTCTCTCTCAGATCTTTCCAAACTGACACTGGTCTGTGAGGTTGGGTGAAAACACCCTGTAAGGTGATCCTACAATGGCTCTCTCTGAGATCTGGCCCTCGCAAAGCAATTGCATCTGCGACAACTGCAGCactgcaccctgtggaggagcaAGATATTCCCAAAAGAAACTTCCATTTTTATACTTTCAACTATGTCTGTATGCCAGAGGTTGCTGTCAGTTTTACACAGTAACGATTGTGAACACTAACTGTTTCACCATCATTTCTatggccaattctggatccagaaTAATTCCCTTAACCCTCTAAAGATTCCTGGCTAGTTTGTGGCCTCGGCTCTCTTTGGGAGCGTTGTCAGTGGGGAGAACGTCTGGCTGCCACAGAGACAACCACCTTGGTATACATGCCAACTTTCAGATTTTGTCATTTGCCGACTGGAGCTCCTTGAGGTAATTGTAGAGAACCTTGGAGGTCTACCACAGAAGGAGAAAAGGGCACCCTCCAAAGTTCTGGGAAAAAaatcttgattttttaaaatatttgggtCCCATTTGGGTCTGTACATGGCAGCACACCAAGAGTGACTGCACACCCCTTCCCCAATAAAACCCCTATCCATTGACATGTGGATACCATAAACCAACATTGAAACCATCTAAATAGCACGTGATTTTATTTTATGCTGCCCGGATCTGTCCTCTGGAAAAGGAAGACAAGAACACGCAGAGAAAATCTTTGAAAATCTTTCTCACGCCAGTTGTGTTACAAAACCGGCATCCCTCACCTTATACACTTTGAACTGAGCATTATTTTGAATCCTGTGAGCAGCCACTTTAACATCTGAGCTGTGTATAGTGCTATACTGCCACCAGCTGTCCTTGGCTCTGATATAAAGTCTGTGACCAACTTAATCCTGAATAAATCGACTCTTGCATAATCCAAATAGAACTGTACATTTACTTCGCTATCGCACTTGGTTAGAACTGGAATTACTCACAACATGTGCCTGTAAATGCTGCCCCAACTTCCAATGGCTCTCCAGCAACTCCTACTGGCAGGGTATGGCTGTCAGATGCAGCCAGGACTGGGCTCAGCCTTCATGTTCATTCCTGTAGAATTGGGGATTTTAATGAATTATTGGACGGTGTTCAGCTTGATTCACGACGCCTCCAAAAATAGAGCAGTCTGAGATAGTCGTCGGTAAGATCTGGTCAATAGGACGGTGGGAAATATAGATCGAGACATACAAGACAAGAAATGGCTTTGTCAATGATTGAGACATGGGAGTAAGGCAGCCATGGACGTTAACCAGGCCTGGGATGAACATCAATAGGGGTTAGATTATTTATAATTGAGGTAGAGGTTTAGGTATGGCGGGGTGGGAGTTGGGAGGGGTGTGGTCTGGCGGTGGTGAGGGCAGTAAATTCAAAGGGGAGAGGATAAGGCAACTTAGGGTGAACCTGGAAGTCAGTGAGGATGGAAAGTTGATTGGTTCAGAAGCTGAGGGAGGAAAGGCAACGGATGGAGAATATTGGAAAGGGGCTTTGGGGAACTCAGTAGAAAGTGAGAATCTTAAAGGAGGCTTGAGGAGTGAAAATGCTAAGGAACTGGAAAGGTGTGACAAGGGCAACACAACCACTAACTTGAGCAGATGATGGAAAATATAACCAGGCAGTTTGGCTTCAGTAAGAGACAATATATTGCGACCTGTGGCCAAGTTTCAGTCAAAGCCCACAACATCAATGCAATTATCTCCCATAAAGTCTTGATGACAACATAATTCTGGAGGGAAATGAGGAGAGTGGTGATAATCATTGATGCACTGGCAGAGTATGAGGTGAGTGGGAAATGGAAAGAGTGGACTGGGATATTAATGGGATTGGGAAAATAGTTCCTGAGAAAGGATAGAAgagaatgattctatgattctagaatgTGGCAAAGCGAGGAGGAGAAAAGAGAGAAGCTGCTGAATGACCAAAGAGAATAAAATGGAGAGAGAATAATAGGCTCAGGTCAGAGGTGAAACCAAAATACAAACGTGAATGAACAAAGGGAGTTTATCTTTGTATAGCCAGGGAAGTGATTCAGGAAGCTACGTCTGGGCTGTCAGCAGAGGACATAGAGGAGACGATATGCAAGAGTCCAAAGCTAAAGTTTGAAGCATTGTGGTCTGATAAAGGAAAGTGGttgttccctccaagtcacgtaTCGCTTGAAGTGGTCACCCACCATTTCACGGAAAAGGTCAAACAATATATAGTTATTACAGAGAAATTAGATTTAAAATTTCTGTTCGGTAAAACTCTTCAGCAAGCTACATTTTTCACTAAAGGACAAAGCTAGCCTGCAAACACAGCCTGGTCAACTCCCTTCACAACAATGTGAAGTTACTGATGAGGAATACATACACCTAATAAGTGGTATTCTGTGGTTGTTGCTATGACATTAGCACGCAAGCTGCAATACTAGCTCTGATAAGCAAAACTAATAAAGAGATAAATTAAACATTAGGCCTCAATTTTGTTTATCTTTCTGGACAGAATAACTTGACTAACATTGACCAACATGACTGTAACATCAGGTCCAACTTCAAGAATAAATTCAAAATGACAATTCATAGAAATTAAACGGACACTCATTACAATAGGTGGTCCTTTCAGCAAATATAAGAAACTAATTAGGAGTGGTCTGTGATTTGAACAAATGAACATTTTCCACGGTACCCTTAATTATACAATCCCAAAATTCATTATAAATATCTCAACCCAAACTTGAATCTTCAAATTTGTTAAGGAGACCCAATAAATTGACATTAGACCTGTTCTGACCTGGCAAATCTCACTCGGAATAAGGTTATTACTTTAATATTTGGTGGAGTAGCCAACAGAAAAGCTAATTAATGATATGGGAGCGACCACTGGGGAAGCGAGAATGAAATGCTGCTTCACGATTTAATTGCCTGTAGAAGCTCAAAGGCCAGGCATCACTGGAGGAGTTTCATTGTGACCTGCGGAGGAGCAATGCAAAAAACAAATGCCAAGCTGGTCAGCTCCTGGAGAGTGGGCCGCTAACTTTGTAAAGCAGCATTAGGTTTGGAACATTGAGTCAGTGCAGGAGGAACATCCTGTTCAAATTACAGGGAACCACACATGTTAAGCAAACAGCTCAGGCGCAATGGAGGGAGCTGTAAGTGCCACTTCTTACCCTCCCACTTCTCCAGATCGCTATTCAGAGTTAAAATATGAATTTTAAAGGCCTGACCAGCTTAAGCAACATAGGAGGAATAATGCTGTGCACTGAGGCAAGGGAAACACTTTCCCCTCATTGATTGGAAAGGTTTACCAGATAACCAATAATAAACCATGGCTGTCTGCTCTGGCCTTTACAGTATCAATCAGCATATGTAACTGTTCCACCCCTCATTGTAATACATTCAAACCACTAACCCCACAAAGAGAAGACCTCATATGGGATTTATTGGTTTGACTCAGGCCCCTTTCCTCATCTGTTTTACGTTGTTATCAGACACCCATGTTCGATTGCATTTTAAGCCTGTCGTAAAATTCAGAGTTCAGCCTAACTCAATGCAGAAGGTTTGCATCCTGGGTGTTACAGTGGATTCTGACCACATGTCCACACTGTGACTAAGaccatctatttccacctctgtgacATCTCCCAACTCCACTCCTGCCTCAGCTTATGTGCTGCTGAAACCGTCATCAGTGTTTTTGTGTCGCtacacttgactattccaacacattGGTGCAGGGGTCAGATATTttgggtgggtgggctgagcggtcgaacaccggagatggggagggggaggggagtgttgtCATGTCGGGTTGGGTGAGGGTCCAGTCGGAGTCAGGGGGTGGATACAGCCTGGTTGGAGGGTCAGGTTCATGGGCATTGCAGGGTtggctcaggggggggggggggggggagtcagctgGGTTCGCTCGGGTCTGAGagtcaggtttggggggggggggaagaatcccacatgggggtttggaggggggagTCCCATGCAGGGTTCAGGAGAGGTTTTATTACTTCTAGCATTTTCACAATAACTATTAGCGTGACAGTAAAGTCCTCTGAAGTTAGTGATGTAAATTGCTTTTTCCTAATGAATCCCAGTGCAGCGCAATTGCCCGGAGGGagttagcacttctggacaattgccatcCAAATGCTTACCTACGACATTCAGAGAGGGATTCCTAGCAGATCTTTAGGATATTCCCCAACCCTGGCTGGGGAGCCAGGAATTTATGATCCAATGTAGCTGGTTCTCATAAGGGCAATAATCACGAGCAAAATAAGAGCTTGtcttagatttttttttccatcaGGACATTCAGTTTACTGTTCTCTCTTTCAAGGTTCCTCCACCTATCTGCAGCTGTGCTCCACATTGGAAAGGTACTGCCTGTCTCTCCACTTCTGTAACCACTCAGAATTGGGCCAGTGTTTGCTGTCAGTTCTACAGAAAATATTCATGGTCAAAAAGAAAAGTGTGTAGAAACTCCACTAATGGCCAATAATTATCATGGATCCTCTCAATATAAAGACAGTGGGTGCAAGTAAACGGCCTTGTCGTGTTcgacttggtgtcgggacaaggctgttgaatctcgcaaagtgccattgaatagtggcGAGAAACACCCCATTAAACGCACTGAAAACCAAACATAGATTTTGTCCggttgaatcgcgccctatattttcTGCAGCACCCTGGAAATCCTGTCTTGATTGAGTTGGGAGGACCCATAATGGAACACATGTTAATTGTGAAATAGAAACTGTCCTGCTATCCAGGAGTAACTGTTAATCTTCACAGTCTGGAATACTGCCTGGCCGGaaggatgaggagagattaaagtgGACAAAGCTAACATGGGGAATGAATGAAGTAGATTGAAGAGTCAGCAGAGCGGAGGGGAGGAATACTGGTGAGGTGGAAAGTGAACAGATGAACCAATAAAGGCCTCTGGGGAATATCAGAATTGTTCAGCCGGTTTGGCATGGAGTTACACGCAGCACTATTTTCTCCATAAAAGTGAAACCTTTCATCTGCTCAATTTGTCACATCTAGAATTGTTGGCAAACAATGTGGAACTTAACTTTTCCCAAGAGAAGGGTACTTTTGCAACCAAACCTTGAGGCCTCCTGGACAAAAGTGGACACGGAAATGTAAATGAACGGTTTTCACGCTGACTTATTCAAACGCTACCCAATGGGTGGCCAGCTCTTCCACTTGGCTTCAGTCATTCAGACACGTGTCCCTTTTCTTTCAACTCacatttaaataaaattaaaacacCGCTAACGAGGATTGTTTCTGCCTGTTtagccgccgccgccgccccccccccccccccgcggcccagGTGGTAATCAGTATTTAAAGGTGAGGGATGGCCCCAGCCCGGCTGCTTTTCTACATTTGGCAGCTTGGCCAAAAGTTAGGCCcgaatggacttttggctggaaACAACTCGAGTCTGTCCAACGCCCAACACAATGTTCCTCGGCCACAGCAGACAGACCGGGTGGAATCTGTCCTCGGGGGGGAAGGGAGGCGGGATCGGAGCCAATGTGACCGGCATGGGGCTGGCCAGAGCTGTGGGGGAGGCTGGGGTCAATGTGACCGGCATGGGGCTGGCCAGAGCTGTGGGGGAGGCTGGGGTCAATGTGACCGGCATGGGGCTGGCCAGAGCTGTGGGGGAGGCTGGGGTCAATGTGACCGGCATGGGGCTGGCCAGAGCTGTGGGGGAGGCTGGGGTCAATGTGACCGGCATGGGGCTGGCCAGAGCTGTGGGGGAGGCTGGGGTCAATGTGACCGGCATGGGGCTGGCCAGAGCTGTGGGGGAGGCGGATGACAGTTTGAAGTTGTGGATCATTGGGGTGCTGTGCGTGTTGATCATCCTGGGCAATGTGGCGGTGCTACTGGTCATCTCGTCGCCGGTGTCGGGCTGGTCCAAGAACAGCCGCCTTGTGCTGCTGTCGCTGACCGGGGCGGACGCCGCCCTCGCCCTGGTGGTCATCCCGCTCAACCTGTACGGCAACAGCGTGCGGCAGCTGCGCGACCAGCTCGACTCCCCCTTCTGCCACATGGTGGTCTTCCTGGACGCCAGCATCCTGACCTCCTCCATCTACTCGCTGGCCACCATCAGCATCGAGCGCTACATCGCCGTCTTCTTCCCcctcaggtacagcacggtgatGACCAATGGCCGGGTCAAAGCCCTCATCGCGCTGGTCTGGCTCCTGCCGCCCGTCCTCTCCTTTCCCATCTCCATCCCCCGAGGAATTGTCAAGGTTTACTTCTCCAGGGCCTCTCTGATCTGCAATCTGGACTTCTCCAGCAACGTCGCTTACTCCCTCCTGCTGACCGCCTTCATCTTCTTCCCCTGCTCACTCATCATGACTTTGGCTAATTTCCGCCTCTGGTTCGTCGCCAGGAGCCAGAAGAATCGATTTAAAGTGTCGAGGGTGAGCCGGAGGCACGATGCTGCTTCGAGAGTATTAGTGCCTGTGGTTATAGTCTATTACAGCTGCTGGAGCCCCTGTGTCTGTAACATGATCTATCAGGGTGAGTGTTCAAACTGCAAAAGGCACCACACTTCTATTGGCGTCTACTTTTCATCTTAGTTGGAATAAGCCTTCATGTGTCACGGATTCAGTGCAAGCGAAGCAACTAAAGCTATGTGTTTATACATTTTACAAAGGAAAATGTTCTttgggcagggggcagggaccctcCCACTGTTTATCTGTGTTTTTGAGCCATGGGCCATGCCTGATGACCACTGAACACCAATTTAGCTGTTCACTGGGTGCCTTTGTGAAGAGGGGACGTCACATGGTTTCTTTGCTTCGACTGGACCTGAGTTTATTGCATTTAAATTGacttttagtttttttttgtttttaatttaaagaTGTTTGAGTGATATATCCTCCCTAAATATATCCAGTGGTGCTACTTGTATGTCTGGAAATCCCGTCATTTCATGGGTTCTCCAACATTACTAGGGCTAGTTATGGGTAAAATTTGGAATAGTTCTGCTCTTATAATCAGATCTTGTCCTCTTGAGTTATGTCAATCCAAGAATTCACTGTCATAAGTAGAGGTTTTATTTCAAAAGCAAGCAACTATAGCAATGTTTTGCTTTTAATTTACAAAGGATTGTTTTATGAAGtgttcttttggggggggggggagggaagaacgTCAATTAGCTGACTTGTTTTAAAGACCATCAGTGTGTGTATTATTAACACTGGCTATTTTATGCAACAGATGTTTGGTAACATCAGGTATTATTAATTAGCCTACTGTGACCAAGTAGGCCATCTCCAGCCATTTGTGCAACCTTTTCTTCTCCCTTTGCTCCACCATTTGACCCTCTTGTGTTCTAATACTTGTAATTCAATCTGTGTCTCTGCCCTTCATCTCTTTCTCCAcctttttaaaattctcttcAAAATGCAAATCTTGGCTCTTTAGGATTTTATGCAGGTTTTTGTTACACCTATTCAATGAAGTGCCTCTTCGGggcactgcagcgctgtgcctggatgggctggaaagttgtcagccaatctgattgacgCCTGGCTTGCCAAGGCAGGGTTTCCGGTGAGGATGGAAGGCCCTCCTTTTTCCAATCCACGTTCATTAGAGTGTAAATAGGCAGCAGACCTGTGGGAGACCTGTTCCCCACCAACTCTGGGGTGGCAGGGTTAAAAAATTCAGAGCAGAATCTTACAGAATTGGAGgatgccattcagctcatcagctTTTAAGATCTGTCTAATTTAGTCCCTTTGTGTGATGATTTCTccatttcttttcccaattattttaaaactgttgCCTCGAAGTCAGTAACCCACTTGCCAATGGAATATGGTATCTCTATTTGCTCTATCAAGACCCATCAATTTAAATAACTCTATTGGGTTTCCTCTTGATCTTCTCTCCTCAAAAGGAGAACAATTCCAGTTGATCCACATAACCGAGGTCCCTCTTCCTTGGTACCGTCCTGGTAactctctgtaccctttccaaagtttCTCAAAGTGTAGtgcccaatactgtacacaacaaTACAGCTAAGCCCAGACCAGGAATTTGTAAAGATTGAGCAGGATATCCTTAATGAAGTGCCAAAGTCTATTCTGTCCCTTGAACATATTCTGTATTCAAGGAGATCATTACTGATTAGTCACCTGTTGCCATGTACCCCATGTTcctgaataaatttggtttaaaaGAAAATTGATCTCCAGTTTAACATTAACAGTTGGCAACGCATCAACTTGCCCTTCCTTGCAGGGTTCCAAGCTTCTATCTCCCTTTGTGCATAAATATGTTTCTTAGTTTCTGGCTCTATTTTCTAAgctatctccccctccctcctctgagtCCTATACAGCTAGCTGAAATAGCTTCTCTCTGTCTACTGTATAGATTGGCTCCCCTTTAAAATTTTGAAGAGTTTAATCAATTACCCCTTAAAATTCTAAATTTCGGAGTACAGTCATATCTTATTAACCCCACTGCCACCACACGCtattgtagtttttaaaaaatattaatttagattacccattttttttgggggcaatttagcttgaccaatccacctactctgaatatttttgggttgtgggggcgaaacccacgtagacacggggagaatgtgcaaactccacacggtcagtgacccagagccgggatcgaacctgggacctcagcgccatgaggcagctgtgctaactactaggccaccgtgctgcctacactATTGTAATTTAACCACTGTCGTCCAGGTTTCATTCTGGTAAATGTACACTACATACCCTCCCAAGCCCAATATTTCCTCCCTCACTGTGGTGCCCGGAACTGAACATTGCCCTCAAGATGAGGACCACATGAGGGCATGTGTAGCTACAACATAACTTCTATCTCCTTATTATAGCACGCAGGTGAAAGGCCAGCATTTCATGAACTTTTTTGATTATTTTGTGTACCTGTTCACGGCTTTTTAATGATCAATGTATCTTGACTCCTAAATCTCTTTGAACCCGGCTTGTTCTAGCATTTACCATGTGGATTGTATACTGATTTATCCTTTTTAGATCCAGATATTTCCTATATTGAAATTATGTTCCCACAGTTTTGCCCATTGACTATATCTTTGAAATTTTTTGTCCTCCACTGTACTACTTATAATGTCGCCTATCCTTGTGTGATTGACACATTGTTTGTTGCTTTATCTAAGTCATTACTGACTAGTTGAGGCCCCAGTAAAGATCCCTGTGGGagaccactagtcacatcctgccaatctgaGTACCTGCCCACTATCATTACTCTCTGCCACTTATCTCTCAGCAATTTCCaaccaggtcaataatttgccttcaatttCATTGTGTTTTAACTTTAGCCAACAGCCTCTGTCGGGGGATTTATCTGGAAGTCTATATAAATAATATCAAAGGCCTGCTGCTTcaccacttttttttaaataaaaaaaaattaaaaaatctcAGCTCATCAAATTCAGGTTTACTCTGTTGCCAAATTTTGGGAGACCTTGGATGGCCTAAAATCTTCAGCATGTTCAGTCTATCTTTGATTCTCCTTAATTGTAGCAATTTCCCAGCATCAGATGTTAAGTTAACGGACCTATAATTCTCTGGGTTTTCCGCTCCTATTTTCCCCACAAGCAATGGAATGACACATGCAATTTTGCACTTTCGGTAATGAGAAATAGTAATGGTAAGAGATCACTTGTGGGAGTAGTTTGTAGGCCTTCGAACAGTAACTACGCTGTAGGATAGTGAACAGGAAAAAAATAATGGCTTTTATGCAAGGTATTGCAATAACCATGTGTGATTTTAATCACACATGAGGGGACGCTTCCTCTTGCGTCTAGATCGAGGgggcaaattaattttttttttttttttgtaatttgggGTTCTCCAATTAAAGACTTGGATGAGGAGAAAGAGTGTTGTTGCTCTATGGAATTCTGTTCCCCAGAGAGTAGCAGAGGcagagtcattgaatatgttcaaggctgtggTTGGATAGGTTTTTGTTCAGCAAAGGATCAATGATTGAGGGACAGACTGGCGAGTGGAGTGAAGGCCGCAAGAAGATCAGCCATAACTAGGCTCTTGCAGCTTTAATCTTCCAATTTTCTTGCTTATTTCCTTTAAAACTTTGCAATGAAACTCATTGGTCCTGGGAATTTGTCACTCTGCAGTGCCATTGTTTTCTTCATTACTgtgatattgctttcagagtcccTGTCCCTGATTCAATATTAATTTCCTGGGATGTCAAGGCGCTGACCACTTCTACTGTCAATACTGGCACaaagcaggaaaaaaaaacataatggaAACTGTGTTCAACCTAGAAAATGCTGAAAGTACACCAGCTTCGGTAGTATCAGTGGAGAAAGAAACCATTGTCCTATCAGATCTGTGATTTTTTTTGCATTGTTCTATGTGTTTCTGAGTTTTACATTGTTACTTACCTGCTTTGTTGTACAtggttgttttggggggggggggggggggttgccagttAGGGATATAAGCTAGTTCTATATTGCGAATTGTTGAGCAAGCTCAGCACTCTACAACCTTCACTACAGCGCCCTCTATAGGGGATATATGGTGTCTGAACAGGGCAAGCAATAGGGAAGTTCTTCAATCAATCCGATTGAAGAACCCTCATTGAATCACTCCGATTCAGAAACAGGAAATTCAAGCTGTGTACAGAAAATGAAATAAGGATTGGGAAATAcaaatggctggaaggagagacaaaattttaattttaaaaaattgattcaTAAATTGTTTTTTCGCAGCAGAGGTTTCTCGGTAATGAGTTTAAATTCTCATTCGCTGCTAAATGTAcctacatctttcgactgtgttGATGGTTAGTGGGCATGTACAGGAGATTCACACGATTGCTAATAGACTAATTGATATAACAGCAAGGGCTGCAGCATCGTGAGCAGGGTACGATAGCAGTTTTTAGATTTTCATGTTCCTGTTTAACCGCACAAGTGCAGACTCTAAAAGTTGCTGTCAGATTTTCTCCATATAACAATGAGTGAAGATTGCTATTAGTCTTGTGGTAAATTCCAGTCAATAATGCAATACAGCAAACTATCTTGAACACAGTGAGTAGATTCAttacctttctgacatgcctaGTTTGTTTATCTACTTTGCAATACCctgtttattttatttgtttccgggacgtgggcgtcgcaggctgtgccagcatttattgcccatccttaattgcccttgagggggtagtcaagagtcaatcacattgctgtgggtctggagttgcatgtaggccagaccaggtaaggacgaagatttccttcccttgagGACATAGTgactagatttttttttttttacgacaattgacgatgttttcatggtcatcgctagacttttaattccagatccttattgaattccaattttgccatctgcagtggtattattctgggtctctggtttactagtccagcgacaataccactatgccatcgcctCCCTATTAAAACTATTCTTCCTTGTTTTTATATtctatgggtgtgatttaaccactGCGTTGTGCCCAGCAGGATCTGAGATCGTCTGTTAATCCATGGGAAAGGCTGAAATCTGGATCGGCCCCGGGCGCAAATTGGTTCGCGATCTAATCGGCCCGCTCTCGTTGGCGGGTTCTGGATCCCACCCAGATGTGATGAGACATCATTTGAGACCAATTTAGGGCGATCTCCATCTTTTAGCGAGATGGCCTAATCTAACATTCTCCTGGAAACTAACCGGATCTCCAATGGGACGTCGTgcgggtgccatttagcactcctATTTAAATAAGTGCAGCtcgcgcaatggctgctgagaagAGCTGGGGAGGCAAGTAGCCATTGCTATTCTCTGGCATacatcctggggcattggaatactgccccagtgcttgggaAATGTGGGGGACcccttggggaggagggggggggggtgactggtaTGGTTGGAGGGCTGGGGGCCATAAATCGGGGATCACCCACTGGAGTGGCATGGGGCTTGGCATCTGCAGGGCCTACAGGCCATCCACTTGTATTGTGCATACCCATAACctgggcaactacagctgctgctggtttgtcctaccaaacacttcaagGACACAACCCTGTTTGTGGTTATATGCTGGTGGTCACccaactctctctgactgtgagcagTCCCTAGCCTCACAGCTGAAGGCTCTTGCTAATCAGGATTTGGCATTGTTATTTG
The window above is part of the Scyliorhinus canicula chromosome 9, sScyCan1.1, whole genome shotgun sequence genome. Proteins encoded here:
- the zgc:162592 gene encoding histamine H2 receptor isoform X1, producing MGLARAVGEAGVNVTGMGLARAVGEADDSLKLWIIGVLCVLIILGNVAVLLVISSPVSGWSKNSRLVLLSLTGADAALALVVIPLNLYGNSVRQLRDQLDSPFCHMVVFLDASILTSSIYSLATISIERYIAVFFPLRYSTVMTNGRVKALIALVWLLPPVLSFPISIPRGIVKVYFSRASLICNLDFSSNVAYSLLLTAFIFFPCSLIMTLANFRLWFVARSQKNRFKVSRVSRRHDAASRVLVPVVIVYYSCWSPCVCNMIYQGKGLPRERAQTGDEVPDIRIFTSFEEQALEVIDVASDRAVTNAEVDGCRQALTEQRAPEWLEFVALWLPCGNGFFNCIVYFWLNRSFRKKFQEMGQNLCRCNCFVAQNGSTSQVPDGKDIIKVWKQHSDTTARACSISSSTCNLVSSSSETILSNT
- the zgc:162592 gene encoding histamine H2 receptor isoform X2, whose protein sequence is MGLARAVGEAGVNVTGMGLARAVGEADDSLKLWIIGVLCVLIILGNVAVLLVISSPVSGWSKNSRLVLLSLTGADAALALVVIPLNLYGNSVRQLRDQLDSPFCHMVVFLDASILTSSIYSLATISIERYIAVFFPLRYSTVMTNGRVKALIALVWLLPPVLSFPISIPRGIVKVYFSRASLICNLDFSSNVAYSLLLTAFIFFPCSLIMTLANFRLWFVARSQKNRFKVSRVSRRHDAASRVLVPVVIVYYSCWSPCVCNMIYQALTEQRAPEWLEFVALWLPCGNGFFNCIVYFWLNRSFRKKFQEMGQNLCRCNCFVAQNGSTSQVPDGKDIIKVWKQHSDTTARACSISSSTCNLVSSSSETILSNT